A section of the Spirosoma pollinicola genome encodes:
- a CDS encoding DUF6932 family protein has product MISFNKFGYISPPGLYILTVDEFEEIFTGMNNEPHRRGLFKSYKLYVSELLKIVEQPFFQLIGGSFVTCKTWPQDIDIVTFVPYVFEQNNTLKQSLRELFERYEFSSAKSGLHTFFSLIPDESNPDQAKFEAHYQYWIDTFSSSIEKNTDPKGIVKLHFS; this is encoded by the coding sequence ATGATCAGTTTTAATAAGTTTGGGTATATCTCGCCACCCGGCCTATATATCTTAACAGTTGATGAATTCGAGGAGATATTTACTGGAATGAATAATGAACCTCACCGACGAGGTCTTTTCAAATCATATAAATTGTATGTATCTGAATTGCTTAAAATTGTCGAACAGCCTTTTTTTCAATTGATTGGGGGCAGTTTCGTAACTTGTAAGACTTGGCCGCAAGATATTGATATTGTGACGTTTGTTCCGTATGTTTTTGAGCAGAACAACACGTTGAAACAGTCGTTAAGGGAATTATTTGAGCGGTATGAGTTTTCCTCGGCAAAATCGGGCTTGCATACTTTCTTTTCTCTGATCCCTGATGAATCAAATCCTGATCAGGCAAAGTTTGAAGCGCATTACCAGTATTGGATTGACACATTTAGCTCGTCAATAGAAAAGAACACCGATCCGAAAGGCATTGTTAAATTACATTTCTCATGA
- a CDS encoding PorP/SprF family type IX secretion system membrane protein, with the protein MLNKYILTILVLTLARTAFAQDPQFTQFYAAPLYLNPAFAGSALAPRITANYRNQWPAITNYVTTMVAVDHFIEKYSSGVGLLIQSDNQGQGRIQSTDIGLQYAYQFQVSESSFVRLGLQGSYVNRSVNYFGLTTGDQFTDRGFITGSVSGDPTLQGGLPTKKYMDFSTGGLFYSDWFWLGASAHHINRPDQGFFIGERERLPMKTSIQAGLRIPLGGFTGRADEEDREISFSPVIMYKHQGKYDQLDLGAYLTYSPLTIGAYYRGIPFKKYNQTLNNHDAVAALIGWRMEKFSIGYSYDMTISTLGNSGGSHELSLSYIFDKPEGRRAGVKRRDKKLPCPKF; encoded by the coding sequence ATGCTTAACAAATACATATTAACAATTTTGGTGCTGACCCTGGCGCGAACGGCATTTGCTCAGGACCCTCAGTTTACTCAATTTTATGCGGCTCCGCTCTATTTAAACCCCGCTTTTGCTGGATCGGCTTTAGCACCACGCATTACAGCAAACTACCGAAATCAATGGCCGGCCATCACGAATTATGTTACAACAATGGTTGCTGTAGATCACTTCATTGAAAAATATAGCAGTGGTGTTGGCCTACTTATCCAAAGCGACAACCAGGGTCAGGGAAGGATTCAATCAACAGACATAGGGTTGCAATATGCATACCAGTTTCAGGTTAGTGAATCCTCATTTGTGCGGCTCGGCTTACAAGGCTCCTACGTTAACCGTAGTGTTAACTATTTTGGTTTAACAACAGGTGATCAATTTACAGACCGTGGTTTCATAACTGGCAGCGTTTCTGGCGACCCAACCTTGCAGGGAGGTTTACCAACCAAGAAATATATGGATTTTTCGACAGGCGGTCTGTTTTATTCTGACTGGTTTTGGTTAGGCGCATCGGCGCACCACATTAATCGACCCGATCAGGGATTTTTTATTGGTGAGCGGGAACGCCTGCCTATGAAAACCAGCATTCAGGCCGGACTGAGGATTCCGCTTGGGGGCTTTACAGGCCGGGCCGACGAAGAGGATCGTGAGATTAGCTTCTCGCCCGTTATTATGTACAAGCACCAGGGAAAGTATGATCAGTTAGATTTAGGGGCTTATTTGACCTATTCCCCATTAACAATCGGCGCTTATTATAGAGGGATACCCTTCAAAAAATATAATCAAACGTTGAACAATCACGATGCTGTGGCTGCACTGATCGGCTGGCGTATGGAGAAGTTTTCCATCGGTTACAGCTACGATATGACCATTTCAACCTTAGGCAACAGTGGTGGCTCTCACGAACTATCGTTGTCTTACATTTTCGACAAACCCGAAGGCCGTCGGGCGGGCGTGAAACGCCGGGACAAGAAACTGCCCTGCCCTAAGTTTTGA
- the ettA gene encoding energy-dependent translational throttle protein EttA codes for MSQETIIFSMAGVSKNIPPNRQILKNIYLSFFYGAKIGVLGLNGSGKSTLLRIIAGMDKNYTGEVVFSPGYSVGMLEQEPQFTPGRTVREIVEEGVQEVVNLLKEFDEINEAFGDPDADFDKLIARQGEVQEKIDHFNGWELDQKLERAMDALRCPPSDSLIDNLSGGEKRRVALCRLLLQQPDVLLLDEPTNHLDAESVLWLEEHLRLYAGTVIAVTHDRYFLDNVAGWILELDRGEGIPWKGNYSSWLEQKQNRLAKEEKTESKRQKTLQRELEWVKMAPKARQAKSKARLGAYEKLLNEDAKQRDDKLEIFIPAGPRLGAKVIEAEDVAKAFGDRLLFEHLGFRLPQGGIVGIIGPNGAGKTTLFKLITGREKPDAGTFDVGDTVKVAYVDQEHDGLDPSKTVFETISGGSEWIMMGGKQSNARAYVSRFNFAGADQEKKIGTLSGGERNRVHLAMILKEGANLLLLDEPTNDLDVNTLRALEEGLENFAGCAVVISHDRWFLDRIATHILAFEGDSQVYWFEGNFSEYEENRRKRLGTDATPTRIKYKKLA; via the coding sequence ATGAGTCAGGAAACCATAATTTTCTCAATGGCCGGCGTGAGTAAAAATATTCCGCCTAACCGACAAATCCTAAAGAACATATACCTTTCCTTCTTTTACGGCGCTAAAATTGGTGTTTTAGGTCTGAATGGTTCCGGTAAATCTACTTTGTTACGCATCATTGCCGGTATGGACAAGAATTATACCGGTGAAGTGGTCTTTTCTCCAGGCTATTCGGTTGGAATGCTGGAGCAGGAACCGCAATTTACACCGGGTCGGACTGTGCGGGAAATTGTAGAAGAAGGGGTCCAGGAGGTCGTTAATCTGCTGAAAGAATTTGATGAAATCAACGAGGCATTTGGCGACCCCGATGCTGACTTCGATAAGCTGATTGCCCGGCAGGGGGAGGTTCAGGAAAAGATTGACCATTTCAACGGGTGGGAGCTTGACCAGAAACTCGAACGGGCTATGGATGCGCTGCGATGCCCTCCGTCCGATTCCCTGATAGACAACCTCTCCGGGGGCGAAAAACGCCGGGTAGCGCTTTGCCGACTGTTGCTTCAGCAACCTGATGTTTTATTACTTGATGAGCCAACCAACCATCTCGATGCCGAATCAGTCCTGTGGCTGGAAGAACATTTGCGGTTGTATGCAGGTACGGTCATTGCTGTCACTCACGATCGCTATTTTCTGGACAATGTAGCTGGCTGGATTCTTGAACTCGATCGGGGAGAGGGTATTCCCTGGAAAGGAAATTATTCGTCCTGGCTGGAACAAAAACAAAACCGCCTGGCGAAAGAAGAAAAAACCGAATCGAAACGTCAAAAGACGCTTCAGCGCGAGCTTGAGTGGGTAAAAATGGCGCCCAAAGCCCGCCAAGCTAAATCAAAAGCCCGCTTGGGCGCTTACGAGAAACTCCTGAACGAAGATGCTAAACAGCGGGACGATAAACTCGAAATATTTATTCCGGCTGGGCCACGCCTTGGTGCGAAAGTGATTGAAGCGGAGGACGTCGCCAAAGCATTCGGTGATCGGCTGTTGTTTGAACATTTAGGCTTCCGACTACCACAAGGTGGTATCGTTGGCATTATCGGGCCAAACGGAGCTGGTAAAACGACATTATTCAAGTTGATTACCGGTCGTGAAAAACCCGATGCGGGCACATTTGATGTGGGCGATACGGTAAAGGTGGCTTATGTTGATCAGGAACACGATGGCCTTGACCCCAGCAAGACAGTATTCGAAACGATTTCGGGCGGTAGCGAGTGGATTATGATGGGTGGTAAACAGTCTAACGCTCGTGCCTACGTTAGCCGCTTTAACTTTGCCGGAGCCGATCAGGAAAAGAAAATCGGAACTCTGTCGGGTGGTGAGCGTAACCGTGTTCACCTGGCTATGATTCTCAAAGAAGGAGCCAACCTGTTGCTGCTCGATGAGCCAACCAACGATCTGGATGTCAATACGTTGCGGGCGCTGGAGGAAGGGCTTGAAAACTTCGCTGGTTGTGCCGTAGTCATCAGCCACGATCGGTGGTTTCTGGATCGTATTGCCACACATATTCTGGCTTTTGAAGGCGACTCGCAAGTTTACTGGTTTGAAGGCAACTTCTCGGAATACGAAGAAAACCGACGCAAGCGCTTGGGTACCGACGCTACACCGACTCGGATTAAGTACAAGAAACTGGCGTAA